In the Lactobacillus paragasseri genome, TTGCTATCTTAGGTGCAACTGGCTTAGTGGGACAGCGAATGATCAAACAACTTGAGCAATCCACTATTCCGGTTAAAAAAGTTAAATTTTTAGCTTCTAAAAGATCTGCTGGCAAGAAGCTAAAATTTCGTGATCAAGAAGTAGAAGTTGAAGAAACTAGACCAGAATCATTTTCCGGTGTTGACATAGTTTTATCTTCTGCTGGTGGTGCAGTTTCTAAAAAGTTCTTGCCTGAAGCTGTTAAGAGAGGCAGTGTCTGCATTGATAATACTAGTGCATTTAGGATGGATCCTGATGTTCCATTAGTTGTTCCTGAAGTTAATGGCGAGGAAATTAAAAATCATCACGGTATTATTGCTAATCCAAATTGTTCTACCATCCAAATGGTAATGGCCTTAAAACCAATGATGGATAAATTTGGTTTGAAGCGAGTAATTGTATCAACTTATCAAGCAGCTTCTGGTGCTGGTCATGCAGCTTTAGAAGAGTTGTTCAAAGAAGCTAAAGATTATATGGCAGGTAAAAATATTAGAGATGAAGCTGAAGTTTTGCCAACTGCAGGAGATAAAAAGCATTATCCTTTAGCATTTAACTTATTGCCACAAATTGATGTTTTTGAAGACGATGGCTATAGTCATGAAGAATGGAAGATGATTCACGAAACTAAGAAGATTCTCTTAAACGATATGAATGCAGCTGATATTAAAGTGACAGCTACTTGTGTTCGTGTTCCAGTTGAAATTGCGCATGGCGAAAGTGTTTATTTTGAATTGGCAGATAAAAATGCTACTGTATCTGATCTAGAGAAGGTTTTAAAAGACTTCCCAGGAGTTCAAGTACAGAATGATTTTAGAAAACAAGAATATCCTCAACCATTAAATGCAGTTGGATCTAACGATACTTTTGTTGGTCGAATTAGGCCAGATTTAGAAACACCCGGAGCCTTTAATATGTGGGTTGTAGCTGATAATTTATTAAAAGGCGCAGCTGGAAATACTGTTCAAATTGCTGAAAAACTAGTTGCTAATGATTGGTTATAAAAAGGAATGAGTTTTTAACTCATTCCTTTTTTAGATATCCAAAATATTAAGTAAAGTATTTTCCATTTCACTGGCTTTAATTATTTGCTCTTGATAATTACCAGTTTGAATTAGATTATGTACATTCCCGCTTAAGTCTTCTTGTAGAAAACTATTCAGTTCTTTAATGGCTGGAACGCCTTTTTCTTTTACTTCTTTTCCAGTAAGAGCATGAAAGACTGTTTCAGGGAATTTATATGGGCTAGCAGTTGAAACTATCACCGTTGGCGTTTGATCAAGGCTTGTTTCTTGATATTTCTTGGTTACAAAAGAAGCGACAGCTGTATGAGGATCAAGCGTATACTGGTCTGCTATAAAAATACGGTTAATTTCATCTTCAACTTCGTTTTCTGTAGCAAAACCAGCAGCAAATAATTGGTCTAATTTTTCCTTAACAACAGGACTGACTGTATATTTACCTTTAGTACTTAGCTCATTCATTAATTGAGCTAACTTATTTGAATCTTCATCATAAAGGTCAAATAAAAGTCGTTCTAAATTACTTGAAACTAAGATATCCATGGCAGGTGAGTTAGTTAAGTAAAACTTACGTTGACGATCATAAGTACCAGTTTTAAAGAAATCAGTCAAAACGTTGTTTTGATCAGAAGCACAAATAAGTTTATGAATTGGTAAGCCCAATTTTTTAGCATAGTAGCCGGCAAGAATATCGCCAAAGTTCCCAGTTGGCACCGAAAAGTTAATTTTTTGTCCGGTTGTAATTTCACCATTTTTAACTAGTTGAACATAACTATAAAAATAATAGACAATTTGTGGAACTAAACGGCCAATATTCATTGAATTAGCGGAAGAAAATTGTAATTTGTTTAGTTTTAATTTTTTTACTAAAGCTTGATTATTAAAGATCTTCTTCACATTAGTCTGCGCATCGTCAAAGTTTCCTTTAATGGCAATTGCAGTTAAGTTATCGCCTTTAAGTCCCAGCATTTGTCTTAGTTGTACAGGACTTACACCGCCGTAAGGGTAGAAGACAATAACGTGAGTATGTTCTTGACCTTTAAAGCCGCTCATTGCTGCACCACCAGTATCTCCTGAAGTAGCAGTTAGAATAATGATATCAGAATCATTTTGCTTAATTTTGATAGCTGTATGCATTAAGCGTGGAAGTATTTGTAAGGCGATATCTTTAAAGGCAAGCGTTGGACCATGAAAGAGTTCCAGATAATAATTGTTTGCATGTTTAGCAATTTTGACAATTTCTTTGTCATCCCATTGATTACCATAAGCTTCATCTACAATTTGAGAAAGTTGGTCATCTGAAAAATCATCAAAAAAGGTTGCTAAAACTTTTTTAGCCATTTCTTGATAGGACATATTTTTAAATTGTTCTAAGTCAAAAATTGGCTTAGGAAAAGTAGTTGGAACAAAAAGTCCACCTTCTGGTGATAATCCTTGGATAATAGCTGCGGGAGCATCTAATTGATAATTTAAGTTAGCGCGTGTACTACGATATTGCATAAATTACTCCTTCTTAAAACATGTTTGTTCTTATCATTGTAACCTGTTTAGTGACTATGATACAATCAAAAATAAAAAAATTATTAAAGAGGCCCTTAAAATGAAAATCATTGAAGTTGCAATGCTCGGATTAGGTACGGTTGGCTCTGGTGTAATTGATATTTTAAAACATAGTAAAGAAAAAATAAGACAAATTACTAATACAGAATTTAAGACATCTAAAATATTGGTAAGAAATATTGATAAATATCGTAGTTTATACCCAGATCTAAATCTAACTACAAATTTTGAGCAAATTAGTCAAGATCAGGATATTAAAGTAGTCATTGAAGTTATGGGCGGTCTTCACCCGGCTAAAGAGTATGTATCAGAACTTTTAAAGCAGGGGCGTACTGTAATTACAGCTAATAAAGATTTAGTCGCAAGTTTTGGACCTGAATTAATGGCAATTGCTAACGAACATCAAGGTCGCTTGTTCTATGAAGCAAGTGTTGCTGGTGGAATTCCAATTTTGAGAATTTTAAATCAAAACTATGTTGGAGATCAGATTAAGCAGATTTCTGGTATTGTTAATGGCACCAGTAACTATATCTTGACCCAGATGGCAGATAATAACTGGTCATACGAGCAAGCTTTGAGTGAAGCACAAAAGTTAGGTTTTGCAGAAGCTGATCCAACTAATGATGTTAGTGGTAAGGATGCGGCATATAAGTTAATTATTCTTGGTCGACTAGCCTTTGGCATTAATTTAAAGCTTGATCAAATTAAAATGATGGGTATTACAGAAATAGATAAAAAAGAACTAGCAGTAATTAAAAAGTTTGGCTATACACTGAAGCTTATTGCCAAACTTGAAACTCAAAATAGTACTTATTATCCAGTTGTAATGCCCATGCTAGTTTCTGAGAATAGTATGCTGGGCCAGACCAAGAATGAATTTAATGGTATCGAAATAGAAAGCTATGCAATTGGAAAGTCATTTTATTATGGTCCAGGTGCTGGAAAACTTCCAACTGCTAATAGTGTTATCAATGATTTAGTAGCTGTAGCTAAAAAAGAAGCTCCTTTTAAAACTGATTGGAACTCTGTTTCAGTGAGTGTTAAGGATATTTTTACTAGACAATATTGGTTTAAGGTTGATAGTTCTCAAAACAAAGTAGTAGCCAATTTAATGGATAAATATCAAATTGAAGATGCTGATTTTTTGAATGATGAACAATATGACTACTATTTAACAGATAATGTTACAGTTGATCAAAAGGCAAAACTATTTAGCTCTTTGAAGGAAAAAAATATTAAAGTTTATAGTATGTATGAAGTTTATTAAGGATAGAAAATGAAAATTTTTGTACCTGCAACGTCAGCAAATATGGGGCCTGGATTTGATTGTCTGGGAACTGCCGTTTCGATGTTTTTAGAATTAGATGTACTGGAAGCAAGTGATAAATGGTTTGTTGAACACGATATGAATGAAATAAGTCATGATGAAAATAATTTAATTGTTAAAACCGCTTTAGAACTTGCTCCTAGATTAACGCCGCATCATCTATCAGTTAAGAGTCAAATTCCCTTAAGCCGTGGTTTAGGAAGTAGTTCAACTGCGATTGTAGCTGGAATTGAGCTAGCAAATCAACTAGCTAATTTTAATTTAAGCGAGCAAGATAAGTGTAGAATTGCTGCTAAGATTGAAGGACATCCAGATAATGTAATGCCTGCTATCTTAGGCGGAATGGTAGTTGCAAGTAAGATAGAGGATCAATATTATTTTCAAGAGTTACCCTTGATTCCATTTGATTTTGTTGCTT is a window encoding:
- a CDS encoding aspartate-semialdehyde dehydrogenase; the encoded protein is MKKEFTVAILGATGLVGQRMIKQLEQSTIPVKKVKFLASKRSAGKKLKFRDQEVEVEETRPESFSGVDIVLSSAGGAVSKKFLPEAVKRGSVCIDNTSAFRMDPDVPLVVPEVNGEEIKNHHGIIANPNCSTIQMVMALKPMMDKFGLKRVIVSTYQAASGAGHAALEELFKEAKDYMAGKNIRDEAEVLPTAGDKKHYPLAFNLLPQIDVFEDDGYSHEEWKMIHETKKILLNDMNAADIKVTATCVRVPVEIAHGESVYFELADKNATVSDLEKVLKDFPGVQVQNDFRKQEYPQPLNAVGSNDTFVGRIRPDLETPGAFNMWVVADNLLKGAAGNTVQIAEKLVANDWL
- the thrC gene encoding threonine synthase; this translates as MQYRSTRANLNYQLDAPAAIIQGLSPEGGLFVPTTFPKPIFDLEQFKNMSYQEMAKKVLATFFDDFSDDQLSQIVDEAYGNQWDDKEIVKIAKHANNYYLELFHGPTLAFKDIALQILPRLMHTAIKIKQNDSDIIILTATSGDTGGAAMSGFKGQEHTHVIVFYPYGGVSPVQLRQMLGLKGDNLTAIAIKGNFDDAQTNVKKIFNNQALVKKLKLNKLQFSSANSMNIGRLVPQIVYYFYSYVQLVKNGEITTGQKINFSVPTGNFGDILAGYYAKKLGLPIHKLICASDQNNVLTDFFKTGTYDRQRKFYLTNSPAMDILVSSNLERLLFDLYDEDSNKLAQLMNELSTKGKYTVSPVVKEKLDQLFAAGFATENEVEDEINRIFIADQYTLDPHTAVASFVTKKYQETSLDQTPTVIVSTASPYKFPETVFHALTGKEVKEKGVPAIKELNSFLQEDLSGNVHNLIQTGNYQEQIIKASEMENTLLNILDI
- a CDS encoding homoserine dehydrogenase, which produces MKIIEVAMLGLGTVGSGVIDILKHSKEKIRQITNTEFKTSKILVRNIDKYRSLYPDLNLTTNFEQISQDQDIKVVIEVMGGLHPAKEYVSELLKQGRTVITANKDLVASFGPELMAIANEHQGRLFYEASVAGGIPILRILNQNYVGDQIKQISGIVNGTSNYILTQMADNNWSYEQALSEAQKLGFAEADPTNDVSGKDAAYKLIILGRLAFGINLKLDQIKMMGITEIDKKELAVIKKFGYTLKLIAKLETQNSTYYPVVMPMLVSENSMLGQTKNEFNGIEIESYAIGKSFYYGPGAGKLPTANSVINDLVAVAKKEAPFKTDWNSVSVSVKDIFTRQYWFKVDSSQNKVVANLMDKYQIEDADFLNDEQYDYYLTDNVTVDQKAKLFSSLKEKNIKVYSMYEVY
- the thrB gene encoding homoserine kinase, with amino-acid sequence MKIFVPATSANMGPGFDCLGTAVSMFLELDVLEASDKWFVEHDMNEISHDENNLIVKTALELAPRLTPHHLSVKSQIPLSRGLGSSSTAIVAGIELANQLANFNLSEQDKCRIAAKIEGHPDNVMPAILGGMVVASKIEDQYYFQELPLIPFDFVAYIPSYELDTKASRNALPEKLAFKNATHASSILGTLTASLALQDYETAKKMIEADEFHEPYRQKLVPELVKIREIAHQHEAFATYLSGAGSTVMTIIEHSRTEKFITSLRKAGLDDRIEQLKASSQGVFVEE